A genomic stretch from Nilaparvata lugens isolate BPH chromosome 8, ASM1435652v1, whole genome shotgun sequence includes:
- the LOC120348720 gene encoding uncharacterized protein LOC120348720 gives MARATMGLEEGAPIHPTHNSPYHNHQPNASKAGKLVMMAKLKERAQEEANLSLANILNEEAVRDPETMHTLSAVEARRAMKRARGTAEPAIPRTLEELREELSQVGREGLRLTTANTEFFLNEPIRGADGETLAEGFVSQRTLQHLRRHPAEASHILMDATFKTVPRRPQGVQQFFSVHVMYMDIAVPVAFFFMKRKTEDSYRRILTYTKNQLLTWEIQSITTDFEIGLVNSVRNIFPDARHQGCWFHYTQAIWRHVVAEGLTNVIHNNFDAKRVVKMLMALPHLPPHQGPPLDDRVPPYGIVDGLNAINNYVDEGLLDHRKLREVERSSFDDLQRLDRDDPQRVRRARSDNNANSDTIRMALRRLTRQEITLINFLTTVSHCADNLIERGFVQQHNGLQEAVVVDEEIIEWMLPVAGEEVVVAAENVRPPARRRRRRQQRVLQRPIEAQQQPHAAPRLSNCVICLNNECTHIALPCGHICMCEECAEQNLLHMNGQPRCPLCNVHCTHYQRVYLNFH, from the exons ATGGCCAGAGCGACGATGGGGCTGGAGGAGGGGGCTCCCATTCACCCAACACACAACAGTCCCTACCACAACCATCAACCGAACGCCAGCAAAGCTGGAAAACTGGTTATGATGGCGAAGTTGAAGGAGCGGGCGCAAGAAGAGGCAAACTTGTCACTTGCcaatatattgaatgaagaagCAGTGAG agACCCGGAAACCATGCACACCTTATCAGCAGTGGAAGCCAGAAGGGCGATGAAGAGGGCAAGAGGAACAGCCGAGCCGGCCATTCCCCGCACCCTGGAGGAGTTGAGGGAAGAACTTAGCCAAGTGGGTCGTGAGGGTTTACGACTCACGACTGCAAACACAGAGTTTTTCCTCAACGAGCCAATAAGGGGTGCGGACGGGGAGACGTTGGCCGAGGGCTTCGTCAGCCAAAGAACACTACAACATTTAAGGAGGCATCCAGCGGAGGCGTCTCACATCCTTATGGACGCCACGTTTAAGACTGTCCCCAGGCGACCACAGGGGGTGCAACAATTTTTCTCTGTACATGTTATGTACATGGATATA GCTGTTCCTGTGGCGTTCTTCTTCATGAAGAGGAAGACGGAGGACAGTTATAGGAGAATACTGACATACACGAAGAATCAATTGCTGACGTGGGAGATCCAATCAATCACCACCGACTTTGAGATTGGGCTGGTGAATTCTGTAAGGAACATTTTCCCCGACGCACGTCACCAGGGTTGCTGGTTCCACTATACGCAA GCAATTTGGAGGCACGTTGTAGCCGAGGGCCTGACCAACGTTATTCACAACAATTTTGATGCGAAAAGAGTTGTGAAAATGCTTATGGCGCTCCCGCACCTTCCGCCCCATCAAGGACCTCCCCTTGATGACCGGGTCCCCCCATATGGCATAGTTGATGGCTTGAATGCCATAAACAATTATGTTGATGAGGGACTCCTCGACCATC gaaaattgaGAGAAGTTGAAAGATCATCATTTGATGATCTACAACGTTTAGACAGAGACGACCCGCAACGTGTGCGTAGGGCTCGAAGTGACAACAACGCCAACTCTGATACAATCAGGATGGCGCTGCGGCGATTAACGCGCCAGGAAATCACACTAATAAATTTCCTGACGACGGTGAGCCATTGTGCTGACAACCTGATAGAACGGGGATTTGTCCAACAGCACAATGGCCTCCAGGAAGCGGTCGTCGTTGACGAGGAGATAATTGAGTGGATGTTGCCAGTGGCAggagaggaggtggtggtggcaGCAGAAAATGTAAGGCCACCTGCCCGACGCCGCCGAAGAAGACAGCAGCGAGTCCTGCAGCGTCCCATCGAGGCCCAGCAGCAGCCACATGCAGCACCACGGTTGAGCAATTGCGTGATTTGTTTGAACAATGAATGTACGCACATTGCTCTTCCGTGTGGGCACATTTGCATGTGCGAGGAATGTGCCGAACAAAATCTATTGCACATGAACGGGCAGCCCCGTTGCCCACTATGCAACGTACATTGTACACATTATCAGAGGGTGTACTTAAATTTTCATTAA